In the genome of Bacillus sp. S3, one region contains:
- a CDS encoding aldehyde dehydrogenase family protein, with the protein MQATNYQLKPKVQEFLEGVKGLYIDGEYVQAISGKTFSVVNPANEEVIAEVSEAQEEDINVAVAAARKAFDEGGWTKMEAAERSHLIYKFADLLKENREELAQLESLDNGKPYQVALADDVDGTIQHFRYYAGWATKLFGKTTQISKDYVTYTVHEPVGVVGQIIPWNFPLAMAAWKLGSALAVGCTVVIKPATETPLSLLYVGKLFKEAGFPNGVVNIVPGAGRIAGEAIITHKDVDKVAFTGSTAVGKEVMKKAADQMKGVTLELGGKSPAIILEDANLEEAIEGAFNGTMYNHGQNCSACTRVFVQRNIYNRVVEALAERANSLKVGPGMDPETEMGPLVSAKQQKTVLHYIEQGKKEGARLVAGGEKAFEKGYFVQPTIFADVEDHMVIAREEIFGPVMSIFVFDTMEEAIKRANDSDYGLAASVWTENIKKAHYIAGKLQSGTVWINDFGLEWETMPFGGYKQSGIGREMGGEYGLQNYTEVKSVFVNIKQDE; encoded by the coding sequence ATGCAAGCGACAAACTATCAATTGAAACCAAAAGTGCAGGAATTTTTAGAAGGTGTAAAAGGGTTATATATCGACGGTGAATATGTACAGGCGATTAGTGGTAAAACGTTTTCCGTCGTTAATCCTGCAAATGAAGAGGTCATTGCGGAAGTAAGTGAAGCGCAAGAGGAGGATATTAACGTTGCAGTAGCTGCGGCAAGAAAGGCATTTGATGAGGGTGGATGGACGAAAATGGAAGCGGCCGAACGCTCTCATCTAATCTATAAATTTGCCGATCTCTTAAAAGAGAACCGTGAAGAGCTTGCACAGCTGGAATCATTGGATAATGGGAAACCTTATCAAGTCGCTCTCGCTGATGACGTCGATGGAACCATTCAGCATTTTAGATATTATGCCGGCTGGGCAACGAAACTATTTGGTAAGACAACCCAGATTTCGAAGGATTATGTCACCTATACCGTTCATGAGCCGGTCGGAGTTGTAGGTCAAATTATTCCATGGAATTTCCCGCTTGCCATGGCTGCCTGGAAGCTTGGATCCGCACTTGCTGTCGGCTGTACGGTTGTGATTAAGCCGGCAACTGAAACACCGCTATCTCTTCTATACGTTGGAAAGTTATTTAAAGAAGCTGGTTTTCCAAATGGTGTTGTGAATATTGTGCCAGGAGCAGGAAGAATTGCAGGAGAAGCGATCATCACGCATAAAGATGTTGATAAAGTCGCCTTTACTGGTTCAACGGCTGTCGGAAAAGAAGTCATGAAAAAGGCTGCAGATCAAATGAAAGGTGTTACGCTGGAGCTTGGCGGAAAATCACCAGCCATTATTTTAGAAGATGCCAATCTTGAAGAAGCCATTGAAGGGGCCTTTAACGGAACGATGTACAATCATGGGCAAAACTGTAGCGCTTGTACACGTGTATTTGTACAGCGAAACATTTATAATCGTGTCGTAGAAGCTTTAGCAGAGCGGGCAAACTCCCTGAAGGTTGGGCCAGGTATGGATCCTGAAACAGAAATGGGGCCGCTCGTTTCAGCTAAACAGCAAAAAACCGTTCTTCATTATATTGAACAAGGGAAAAAAGAAGGAGCGCGCCTTGTGGCTGGCGGTGAAAAAGCCTTTGAAAAAGGATATTTTGTCCAGCCGACCATTTTCGCTGATGTAGAAGATCATATGGTGATTGCCCGCGAAGAAATCTTTGGTCCAGTGATGTCCATTTTCGTTTTCGATACGATGGAAGAGGCCATTAAACGGGCAAACGATAGTGACTACGGCTTAGCTGCAAGTGTATGGACAGAAAATATCAAAAAAGCTCACTACATTGCGGGCAAGCTGCAATCAGGTACAGTCTGGATTAATGATTTTGGTCTTGAATGGGAAACCATGCCTTTCGGCGGCTACAAACAATCAGGAATCGGCCGCGAAATGGGAGGAGAGTATGGCCTACAAAACTATACAGAAGTGAAAAGTGTATTTGTTAACATCAAGCAGGATGAATAA
- a CDS encoding proline racemase family protein, producing MKIQKAYTATDVHVAGEAYRIIKDAPFVHYQNLQELNEQFSLVYEEEINLLLNEPRGFAGLNGCLVVPPFTSGADAAVVFFDHNGTLPIKYGGMVAVITALLECGHLKAKPSNEYRIETVRGVVPVTADMKDDEVKLVKLKSEPCQVVQTHVPVSYLDLQTEAALVQADQLYAIFDKAELPFEIEMENLPDIQQWGQKAIEALEGKHAVSRVILLDHSQKSEGKIKTVTFRPDRYIVRSPGFGTLAACSTYLLGNGDISGDSLIENESIFNGTLTAELTGQIESDYEFRFSARGFITGMQTYVLDPTDPLSAGFLLK from the coding sequence ATGAAAATTCAAAAGGCTTACACAGCAACCGATGTACACGTAGCAGGCGAGGCATATCGGATTATTAAGGATGCGCCATTTGTTCATTATCAAAATTTACAAGAGCTGAATGAGCAATTTTCGCTTGTCTATGAGGAGGAAATCAACCTTCTTTTAAATGAGCCCCGAGGATTTGCCGGACTAAATGGCTGTTTGGTTGTTCCACCTTTTACAAGCGGTGCCGATGCAGCAGTTGTCTTTTTCGATCATAACGGAACACTTCCAATAAAATATGGCGGAATGGTTGCTGTTATAACTGCATTGCTGGAGTGCGGCCACTTAAAGGCAAAGCCTTCAAATGAATACCGGATTGAAACAGTCCGTGGTGTTGTTCCTGTTACTGCTGATATGAAAGACGATGAAGTGAAGTTAGTTAAGTTAAAAAGCGAGCCATGCCAGGTTGTACAAACCCATGTGCCAGTGTCTTATTTAGATTTACAGACAGAGGCTGCTCTCGTTCAAGCCGATCAGCTTTATGCGATTTTTGATAAAGCAGAGCTGCCATTTGAGATTGAAATGGAGAACCTTCCTGACATTCAACAATGGGGACAAAAGGCGATTGAAGCGTTAGAAGGCAAACATGCTGTCAGCCGAGTGATCTTGCTGGATCATTCGCAAAAAAGTGAAGGCAAAATCAAAACGGTAACATTCCGTCCGGATCGTTATATTGTACGTTCTCCAGGCTTTGGCACTCTAGCTGCCTGCAGCACCTATTTATTAGGAAATGGCGATATATCTGGGGATAGCCTAATAGAAAATGAAAGTATTTTTAATGGCACATTGACAGCAGAACTTACAGGACAAATTGAAAGCGATTACGAGTTTCGTTTTTCAGCCCGTGGATTTATTACGGGTATGCAGACATATGTATTAGACCCGACAGATCCATTATCCGCAGGGTTTTTATTAAAATAA
- the dapA gene encoding 4-hydroxy-tetrahydrodipicolinate synthase, whose translation MTTIRGAYPVLITPMTQEQEIDWGGVKNNVHYFMDQGVAGIVINGSTGEFVSLSKEEKYQMVETVMKEINGRIPVIVGTAAETTKETIEYTKQAEAHGADSALIINPYYMKPKENEIYHHFKEVSSAVHLPIMLYNNPFTSGVNMSTDLMLQIGKDCENVTHIKESSGEIGKVRDLARKGKGDFEVFCGAEELVMESYLVGATGWISVAGNIVPKLVTDMYNHFQNGELEEAWAINDRILPLCAFLEGSGKYVQIVKRAMELTGQAGGPARYPRLGLSPEEDQQLKSLLASLETVNN comes from the coding sequence ATGACGACAATTAGAGGAGCTTATCCAGTATTAATCACACCAATGACACAGGAGCAAGAAATCGATTGGGGCGGAGTAAAGAATAATGTTCATTATTTCATGGATCAAGGTGTGGCAGGTATCGTCATCAATGGGAGTACTGGTGAATTTGTCAGTCTATCAAAAGAAGAAAAATACCAAATGGTAGAAACGGTTATGAAGGAAATAAACGGCCGCATCCCTGTTATTGTCGGTACTGCTGCTGAAACAACAAAAGAAACCATCGAGTATACAAAGCAGGCTGAAGCACATGGAGCTGATAGTGCTCTCATCATTAACCCTTATTACATGAAGCCAAAGGAAAATGAAATCTACCATCATTTTAAAGAAGTATCCAGTGCTGTTCATTTGCCAATCATGCTTTATAACAACCCATTTACTTCTGGCGTGAATATGAGCACAGATTTAATGCTTCAGATCGGCAAGGATTGTGAAAATGTCACTCACATTAAGGAATCAAGCGGTGAAATTGGCAAGGTAAGAGATCTTGCAAGAAAAGGCAAGGGAGACTTTGAAGTATTCTGCGGTGCTGAAGAGCTTGTCATGGAGTCTTACTTAGTTGGAGCAACTGGATGGATATCTGTTGCAGGAAATATCGTGCCAAAGCTTGTTACAGACATGTATAACCATTTCCAAAACGGCGAACTTGAAGAAGCATGGGCCATCAATGATCGTATTTTACCGCTTTGCGCGTTCCTTGAAGGATCTGGAAAGTATGTTCAGATTGTCAAGAGAGCCATGGAATTAACCGGCCAGGCTGGAGGCCCTGCACGTTACCCTCGTTTAGGCCTATCACCTGAGGAAGATCAACAGCTAAAAAGCCTTCTTGCAAGTTTAGAAACAGTAAATAATTAA
- a CDS encoding proline racemase family protein: MKANRVFTTIDTHTGGNPTRTLISGLPELIGATMSEKMLHMQKEYDWIRKLLMNEPRGHDVMSGVLLTDPCHPDADIGVIYIETGGYLPMCGHDTIGVCTALVEAGLIPVQEPVTSIKLDTPAGLVEAEIKVENGKAKEVSFCNVPAFLLKSVSVDVEGIGIVDADIAYGGNFYGIIDAGSVGLELIPENASKIIEIGIKIRNKINEKTDIVHPQYPFIRGLTHIEFFTEPTHEEADVKNTVIVPPGGIDRSPCGTGTSAKLSVLYSKKEIGIDEEFVHESIVGSLFRGRVLETTDVQGVEAVVTRIAGSAWLMGMHRFFYNEEDPLKEGFLLIPPMEHEMEDVK; encoded by the coding sequence ATGAAGGCAAATCGAGTGTTTACAACTATTGATACACACACGGGCGGAAATCCGACAAGGACATTGATTAGTGGACTCCCAGAGCTAATAGGAGCAACGATGTCCGAAAAAATGCTACATATGCAAAAGGAGTATGACTGGATTCGCAAGCTGCTGATGAATGAGCCAAGAGGACATGATGTGATGTCAGGTGTGCTGTTGACAGATCCGTGCCATCCGGACGCAGATATCGGTGTGATTTATATCGAAACTGGCGGATATTTGCCAATGTGCGGCCATGACACAATCGGTGTTTGTACCGCATTAGTTGAAGCTGGGCTAATCCCTGTTCAAGAGCCGGTTACTTCAATCAAACTGGATACACCAGCAGGCCTAGTTGAGGCAGAGATTAAGGTAGAGAACGGAAAAGCAAAAGAGGTTTCCTTCTGCAATGTCCCTGCCTTCCTGTTAAAGAGTGTCTCTGTTGATGTGGAGGGAATTGGAATCGTGGATGCAGACATTGCTTATGGCGGCAATTTCTATGGAATCATTGATGCCGGGTCTGTTGGCTTAGAGCTGATACCGGAGAATGCATCAAAAATCATTGAAATAGGGATCAAAATTAGAAATAAGATTAATGAAAAAACGGATATCGTTCATCCGCAGTATCCATTTATTCGCGGTTTGACCCATATTGAATTTTTCACTGAGCCAACCCATGAGGAAGCAGATGTGAAAAATACGGTCATCGTCCCTCCAGGCGGGATTGATCGTTCACCATGCGGTACAGGTACATCGGCCAAATTATCTGTCCTCTATTCCAAAAAGGAGATTGGCATCGATGAAGAATTTGTGCATGAGAGTATTGTCGGCTCTTTATTTCGTGGACGAGTCCTTGAAACAACAGATGTTCAGGGTGTGGAGGCTGTTGTGACAAGAATCGCAGGTTCAGCATGGCTAATGGGCATGCACCGGTTCTTTTATAACGAGGAAGATCCGCTTAAAGAAGGCTTTTTACTCATTCCCCCAATGGAACATGAAATGGAGGATGTAAAATGA
- a CDS encoding NAD(P)/FAD-dependent oxidoreductase, with protein sequence MRHHCDVLVIGGGIIGCAIAYYTSKSGREVTVIEKGEFVSGTSSRCDGNILAIDKDPGFDSQMSLVSQKLVDELSRELKQPFDYRAPGSILVCETEEEMEAAQKWVDRQKEAGLPFRMLDRQDIRQDSKYFADDLLGGLECATDSTVNPYLLAFNLLEGAKKMGAKAHKQTEVTGMRTEPDGTFTVETAKGMFTANHVINAAGVWAPYIGEMLDLSVPIKPRKGHIIVASRQEFVGPRKVMEFGYLISKFGGRRQVDHITEKYGVALVFEPTESQNFLIGSSREFAGFNTKVNNEIIKCIANRAIRFYPKMADMMVIRSYAGLRPWTEDHLPIVSEVEGIPNYYIAAGHEGDGISLAAVTGKVIEEMLNKKDTCIPIEPLRFSRFKERVLS encoded by the coding sequence GTGAGACATCATTGTGACGTGTTGGTTATAGGCGGGGGAATCATAGGATGTGCCATTGCCTATTATACGTCTAAATCTGGACGAGAGGTAACCGTTATTGAAAAAGGTGAATTTGTCAGTGGTACTTCGTCCCGCTGTGACGGAAATATACTAGCGATTGATAAAGATCCTGGCTTTGATAGTCAAATGTCACTTGTCAGTCAGAAATTAGTAGATGAATTAAGCAGAGAATTGAAACAGCCCTTTGATTATCGTGCTCCTGGGAGCATCCTTGTCTGTGAGACAGAAGAGGAAATGGAAGCGGCACAAAAGTGGGTTGACCGTCAGAAGGAGGCCGGTTTGCCGTTCAGGATGCTGGACCGTCAGGATATTCGCCAAGATTCCAAGTATTTTGCAGATGATTTATTAGGCGGCTTAGAGTGTGCAACAGATTCAACCGTTAACCCATACCTACTTGCCTTTAACCTTCTTGAGGGTGCAAAGAAAATGGGAGCTAAAGCCCATAAACAAACTGAGGTTACTGGAATGCGAACGGAGCCGGACGGTACCTTTACCGTTGAAACAGCTAAGGGGATGTTTACCGCGAATCATGTCATAAATGCTGCAGGTGTATGGGCTCCATATATTGGCGAGATGCTGGATCTGTCTGTCCCCATTAAACCAAGAAAAGGCCACATCATTGTCGCATCACGCCAGGAATTTGTAGGGCCAAGAAAAGTGATGGAATTTGGCTATCTTATCTCCAAATTTGGCGGCAGGCGCCAGGTTGATCACATTACTGAAAAATACGGCGTAGCCCTTGTTTTCGAACCAACTGAGAGTCAAAACTTCCTGATTGGAAGCAGCCGTGAATTTGCTGGATTTAATACAAAGGTCAACAATGAAATTATTAAATGTATTGCCAATCGCGCCATTCGATTTTATCCGAAAATGGCCGACATGATGGTCATACGTTCCTATGCAGGCTTACGCCCATGGACGGAGGATCATCTGCCAATCGTGTCAGAAGTGGAGGGAATTCCAAACTATTATATTGCAGCCGGGCATGAAGGAGACGGAATCAGCCTTGCCGCTGTAACGGGAAAAGTGATAGAGGAAATGCTTAATAAAAAGGATACGTGCATCCCGATTGAACCGCTGAGATTTTCTCGCTTTAAGGAAAGGGTGTTGAGCTGA